From the Homo sapiens chromosome 1, GRCh38.p14 Primary Assembly genome, one window contains:
- the TACSTD2 gene encoding tumor-associated calcium signal transducer 2 precursor — translation MARGPGLAPPPLRLPLLLLVLAAVTGHTAAQDNCTCPTNKMTVCSPDGPGGRCQCRALGSGMAVDCSTLTSKCLLLKARMSAPKNARTLVRPSEHALVDNDGLYDPDCDPEGRFKARQCNQTSVCWCVNSVGVRRTDKGDLSLRCDELVRTHHILIDLRHRPTAGAFNHSDLDAELRRLFRERYRLHPKFVAAVHYEQPTIQIELRQNTSQKAAGDVDIGDAAYYFERDIKGESLFQGRGGLDLRVRGEPLQVERTLIYYLDEIPPKFSMKRLTAGLIAVIVVVVVALVAGMAVLVITNRRKSGKYKKVEIKELGELRKEPSL, via the coding sequence ATGGCTCGGGGCCCCGGCCTCGCGCCGCCACCGCTgcggctgccgctgctgctgctggtgctggCGGCGGTGACCGGCCACACGGCCGCGCAGGACAACTGCACGTGTCCCACCAACAAGATGACCGTGTGCAGCCCCGACGGCCCCGGCGGCCGCTGCCAGTGCCGCGCGCTGGGCTCGGGCATGGCGGTCGACTGCTCCACGCTGACCTCCAAGTGTCTGCTGCTCAAGGCGCGCATGAGCGCCCCCAAGAACGCCCGCACGCTGGTGCGGCCGAGTGAGCACGCGCTCGTGGACAACGATGGCCTCTACGACCCCGACTGCGACCCCGAGGGCCGCTTCAAGGCGCGCCAGTGCAACCAGACGTCGGTGTGCTGGTGCGTGAACTCGGTGGGCGTGCGCCGCACGGACAAGGGCGACCTGAGCCTACGCTGCGATGAGCTGGTGCGCACCCACCACATCCTCATTGACCTGCGCCACCGCCCCACCGCCGGCGCCTTCAACCACTCAGACCTGGACGCCGAGCTGAGGCGGCTCTTCCGCGAGCGCTATCGGCTGCACCCCAAGTTCGTGGCGGCCGTGCACTACGAGCAGCCCACCATCCAGATCGAGCTGCGGCAGAACACGTCTCAGAAGGCCGCCGGTGACGTGGATATCGGCGATGCCGCCTACTACTTCGAGAGGGACATCAAGGGCGAGTCTCTATTCCAGGGCCGCGGCGGCCTGGACTTGCGCGTGCGCGGAGAACCCCTGCAGGTGGAGCGCACGCTCATCTATTACCTGGACGAGATTCCCCCGAAGTTCTCCATGAAGCGCCTCACCGCCGGCCTCATCGCCGTCATCGTGGTGGTCGTGGTGGCCCTCGTCGCCGGCATGGCCGTCCTGGTGATCACCAACCGGAGAAAGTCGGGGAAGTACAAGAAGGTGGAGATCAAGGAACTGGGGGAGTTGAGAAAGGAACCGAGCTTGTAG